One Pseudomonas rhizophila DNA window includes the following coding sequences:
- a CDS encoding MFS transporter produces MKNRKTLIITCTTVFLAQLGMSIYLPALPDIARDLGADASRVSWGLSVYLIGMALPMLLWGSVSQRLGRKPVLLAALGLYGLSNLALPLGTTVEAFLTLRLIQGIGASGISVMARVLIRDSFNGDLLAKALSWISIAFVIALGIGQYLGSLIQVAFGWEAIFYGLGAVSLAMAVAVSRVGFPVLTESSHGQSAWRVYGRILRYRGFLLPALAGGLGYGVIVAFNTAAPLILQESFHWSAIEYGLLGWPISAAYLFGALAVNGFVLRTGQRRLMSWGIALVLGGSATMLLGSVALSSVALLFWLPYCFAVFGQSLNYPISLSLANEGSPVAGAYAMALSGFLHQLMASAIGAMASLLLSQQAWPLAALCTLLAVAAMLCVRFMPPRVA; encoded by the coding sequence ATGAAGAACCGTAAGACCCTGATCATCACCTGCACCACTGTCTTCCTGGCACAACTGGGCATGAGCATCTACTTGCCGGCCCTGCCCGACATTGCCCGGGATCTGGGGGCCGATGCGTCCCGGGTTTCCTGGGGCTTGTCGGTTTACCTGATCGGCATGGCGCTGCCAATGTTGCTGTGGGGCAGCGTGAGCCAGCGTCTGGGACGCAAACCGGTGTTGCTGGCGGCATTGGGGTTGTACGGCCTGAGCAACCTGGCCTTACCGCTGGGTACGACAGTCGAGGCGTTCCTGACGCTCAGGTTGATTCAGGGCATCGGCGCCAGCGGTATCTCGGTGATGGCCAGGGTATTGATCCGTGACAGTTTCAACGGCGATCTGCTGGCCAAGGCCCTGTCATGGATCTCGATAGCCTTCGTGATTGCCCTTGGCATTGGCCAGTATCTGGGCTCCTTGATCCAGGTTGCCTTCGGCTGGGAAGCGATCTTCTACGGCTTGGGTGCGGTCAGCCTGGCGATGGCGGTGGCAGTGTCCCGGGTCGGTTTCCCAGTGCTGACAGAAAGCAGCCACGGGCAATCAGCGTGGCGCGTCTACGGCAGAATTCTCCGATACCGAGGTTTTTTACTGCCGGCATTGGCTGGTGGCCTGGGTTACGGCGTGATCGTCGCGTTCAACACCGCCGCGCCACTGATCCTGCAGGAAAGCTTTCATTGGTCAGCGATTGAGTACGGCCTGCTGGGCTGGCCGATCAGTGCGGCGTACCTGTTCGGCGCGCTGGCGGTAAACGGCTTTGTGCTGCGCACCGGTCAGCGACGGCTGATGAGCTGGGGCATTGCGCTGGTGCTGGGTGGCAGCGCAACCATGCTGCTGGGGAGCGTCGCGCTGAGCAGTGTTGCGCTGCTGTTCTGGTTGCCGTACTGCTTCGCGGTGTTCGGCCAATCGTTGAATTACCCCATCAGCCTGTCCCTGGCCAATGAGGGTTCACCGGTGGCCGGTGCTTATGCCATGGCGTTGAGCGGTTTCCTGCATCAACTGATGGCATCGGCGATCGGCGCCATGGCCAGCCTGTTGTTGAGTCAACAGGCCTGGCCGCTGGCGGCATTGTGCACGCTGCTGGCGGTGGCAGCGATGCTGTGCGTGCGGTTCATGCCGCCACGGGTCGCTTAA
- the yiaY gene encoding L-threonine dehydrogenase: MSSTFFIPAVNVMGLGCLDEAMTAIRNYGFRKALIVTDTGLAKAGVASKVADLLAQQDIDSVIFDGAKPNPSIANVERGLGLLKESQCDFVVSLGGGSPHDCAKGIALCATNGGEIRDYEGVDRSSKPQLPLIAINTTAGTASEMTRFCIITDETRHVKMAIVDRNVTPLMSVNDPALMVAMPKGLTAATGMDALTHAIEAYVSTAANPITDACALKAVTLISNNLRQAVRDGNDLTARENMAYAQFLAGMAFNNASLGFVHAMAHQLGGFYDLPHGVCNAVLLPHVQSFNASVCAARLTDVAHAMGADTRGLSPEEGARVAIEAIRSLARDVDIPAGLRELGVRLNDVPVLATNALKDACGLTNPRAGDQRQIEEIFRSAF; encoded by the coding sequence ATGAGCAGCACCTTTTTCATTCCCGCCGTGAACGTCATGGGGCTGGGTTGCCTCGACGAGGCCATGACCGCCATCCGTAACTACGGCTTTCGCAAGGCCCTGATCGTCACTGACACAGGGTTGGCCAAGGCCGGCGTCGCCAGCAAGGTGGCCGACCTGCTGGCGCAACAGGACATCGACTCGGTGATTTTCGACGGTGCCAAACCCAATCCCAGCATCGCCAATGTCGAGCGTGGGCTGGGGTTGCTGAAGGAGAGCCAATGCGATTTCGTGGTGTCGCTGGGTGGTGGCTCGCCCCACGATTGCGCCAAGGGCATCGCCTTGTGTGCCACCAACGGCGGGGAAATTCGTGACTACGAGGGCGTTGACCGCTCGAGTAAACCGCAGTTGCCGCTGATCGCCATCAACACCACGGCAGGTACTGCCAGCGAGATGACCCGTTTTTGCATCATCACCGACGAGACGCGCCACGTGAAAATGGCGATTGTCGACCGCAACGTGACGCCGCTCATGTCGGTCAACGATCCGGCGTTGATGGTGGCGATGCCCAAGGGGCTGACGGCTGCCACCGGCATGGATGCGTTGACCCATGCGATCGAAGCTTACGTATCCACTGCCGCCAATCCGATCACCGATGCCTGCGCGCTGAAAGCAGTCACGTTGATCAGCAACAATCTGCGTCAGGCCGTGCGCGACGGCAACGATCTGACGGCGCGGGAGAACATGGCCTACGCGCAGTTTCTCGCGGGGATGGCATTCAATAATGCCTCGCTGGGTTTTGTGCATGCGATGGCCCATCAACTGGGCGGTTTTTATGACTTGCCCCACGGCGTGTGTAATGCCGTGCTGTTGCCCCATGTGCAGAGTTTCAACGCCTCGGTATGTGCCGCTCGGCTGACCGACGTGGCCCATGCCATGGGCGCCGATACGCGCGGACTCAGCCCGGAGGAGGGCGCGCGGGTGGCCATTGAGGCGATCCGCAGCCTGGCCCGGGACGTGGACATTCCGGCCGGCCTGCGTGAGTTGGGCGTACGCCTCAACGACGTGCCGGTACTGGCCACCAACGCATTGAAAGATGCTTGTGGTCTGACCAACCCACGGGCGGGGGATCAACGGCAGATCGAGGAGATTTTCCGCAGCGCCTTTTAA